From Pseudoramibacter sp.:
TTGGTTATCCATAATATTACTCCTCTAAATGATTTTGCTGTAAAAATTGCCTCTATTTATTTACGCTTGAATACATAAGTTTTAAGCGGCACCGCGCACAGGGCGACGAGCACCACAGCGACGCCGAATCCCTGCACGGCTGTCGAGGCGGCGGCCATGCCGCCCCGGACGATCAGCGTGCCGATGACGATCGCGATAAAGGCCAGGGTTAAAAACCCGGCGTCGGTTTTAAAAAACGGTTGTTTTTCCATGTCTGTCTTTTCTCCTTAAACCACACCGGCCAGCAAAGTGATGAGGCCGACAATCAGAGCCGCGGGGATCGCGACCACCATAACCTTCTTCAGAACCTCCCCTTCTTTTCCGAGAATACCGGCGGTCGTGGTGCCAAGGATGATTTTCGACGGGCTCACGGCCGCGCCGATGGAGGCGCCGGCCGTCTGCGCCGCGAGGACGAGAGCCGGGCTCACGTGGAGCAGCTTCGCCGAGGTCATCTGGAAGTTGCCGAACAGGATGTTGGAGCTCATGTTCGACGCCGTCATGAAGGTCCCGAGGAGGCCGACGAAAGGCGCGAGGGCCATGTAGGCTTTGCCGAGCACCCCGGAGATCCCTTCTGCGAGGACGATGGTCTGTCCCGTGCCGCCCATGATCTTGGACATGATGACCAGGCCGACGACCGCGATGCCCGACGGCATGGTCATGGCGATGCTGCCTGAGAACACCCGGCCGGTGCCCCCGGTTTTGATCCAGCCCTTGGATTTATAATACACCAGACCGACAACCGCTGACAAGAACAGGAACAGGCTCGCGTGGCTCAAAGGCGCAAAGGCCGAATAGCCCTTAACTGCCGCTGTCGTGTAGCCGTAGCCCGTCACTTCTTTCGGGAAGGACAGCCCGATTTTAAACGCAGATGCCGCGTTGTGAATCGGCGGCACGAGCAGGACCACTAGCGTGACGACCGACAGGAAAACGTAAGGGATAAACGCGTGAACCAAAGTCATCCCTTCGGGCAAGGCCGCCGCTTTTTTCGTGACCGCCTTGCGGTTCATGATCGGCGAATCGTCAAGTCGCCACGGATCTTTGTACATCTTCATGCGCCCGAGCATGAAGATCGCACCCAAAGCGATCAGAGACGGCAGGAAGCAGCACAGGGTCGTGTTGACCTGGGACAGGACGAATTCCCCGCCCCCCTGAATCGTAGACAGAATAAGCACGGCGGCAAAGCCCTTCTTCACGGCCTTGCCTTTGCCGTAGAACCAGCAGATGATAAAGCCTGTGGCGATGTCCCACAGCCACAGGAAGAAGGCCGCCCAGAAGGCCGTCTTCCAGTACAGTGCAG
This genomic window contains:
- a CDS encoding L-lactate permease; protein product: MHIPVTFLTWAMAFLPIVVLIILMVTFHWGAAEASAVGVVITVITGFGVPVAVGAPLLMGIGVAPVWAVIMPLICQAWGNTFGTLAAAWDALANFGGLTAGTALYWKTAFWAAFFLWLWDIATGFIICWFYGKGKAVKKGFAAVLILSTIQGGGEFVLSQVNTTLCCFLPSLIALGAIFMLGRMKMYKDPWRLDDSPIMNRKAVTKKAAALPEGMTLVHAFIPYVFLSVVTLVVLLVPPIHNAASAFKIGLSFPKEVTGYGYTTAAVKGYSAFAPLSHASLFLFLSAVVGLVYYKSKGWIKTGGTGRVFSGSIAMTMPSGIAVVGLVIMSKIMGGTGQTIVLAEGISGVLGKAYMALAPFVGLLGTFMTASNMSSNILFGNFQMTSAKLLHVSPALVLAAQTAGASIGAAVSPSKIILGTTTAGILGKEGEVLKKVMVVAIPAALIVGLITLLAGVV